The proteins below are encoded in one region of Apostichopus japonicus isolate 1M-3 chromosome 22, ASM3797524v1, whole genome shotgun sequence:
- the LOC139963678 gene encoding allograft inflammatory factor 1-like, which produces MPGSKLDHGNVQGGKQWGRLKEEQNVRLTEINEQVVANGDYKEYDPEELEEKLVAFKDQFMEYDLDNSDDLDVTDVSKMMEKLGKPKNIIEVRKIIAEVDTNNSGTIGYNEFLQMMLGKKSSVLKLILMFEEKGKGCAKPDGIAPKRSLEEMLNKPNI; this is translated from the exons ATGCCTGGAAGTAAACTGGACCATGGGAATGTTCAAG GAGGTAAACAATGGGGCCGCCTAAAAGAAGAACAAAACGTTCGCCTAACTGAAATTAACGAG CAAGTCGTTGCCAATGGTGATTATAAGGAGTACGACCCAGAAGAGCTGGAGGAGAAACTTGTCGCATTCAAAG ATCAGTTCATGGAGTACGACTTGGATAACTCAGATGATCTCG ACGTCACTGACGTAAGCAAAATGATGGAAAAGTTGGGGAAACCCAAGAATATCATTGAAGTGCGGAAAATAATCGCCGAGGTGGACACGAACAACTCTGGCACGATAGGATACAATGAGTTTCTTCAGATGATGCTGGGCAAGAAATCATCTGTACTAAAACT caTTTTGATGTTTGAAGAGAAGGGAAAGGGTTGTGCAAAACCAGATGGTATTGCCCCCAAACGATCACTGGAAGAAATGCTAAATAAACCAAATATTTGA